From one Idiomarina sp. X4 genomic stretch:
- a CDS encoding HesA/MoeB/ThiF family protein gives MLTDQQALRYSSNLLIDSIGEGGQQRLLDSQVLIIGLGGLGTPASQYLASSGVGQLTLMDHDKVSLSNLQRQMLYSGLDVGLLKVTQAAQRLADINPDVDITTLSQAASEDTLREHIGTCDIVLDCTDNRDTRYLINRYCYWFNKPLISGAARGFNGQVVALDPGRDHGCYQCLYPTEVKEPLDCSNAGIAAPVVGIIGAMQSLLAIQYLTQHELPWGLLQSFNGLDHQWHVAELPKSTTCPICGGENANNR, from the coding sequence ATGCTGACTGATCAACAAGCTCTGCGCTACAGCAGCAACCTACTTATTGACTCCATTGGAGAAGGCGGACAGCAACGTTTACTGGACAGCCAAGTGCTCATTATTGGGCTTGGAGGTTTAGGCACTCCTGCCAGTCAATATCTGGCGTCATCTGGCGTTGGTCAGCTGACACTCATGGATCACGATAAGGTATCGCTAAGTAACCTACAGCGGCAAATGCTTTACAGCGGTTTAGATGTTGGCTTACTCAAAGTCACACAGGCTGCACAGCGTTTAGCCGATATAAATCCAGACGTCGATATAACAACGTTATCGCAGGCGGCGTCCGAAGATACCCTGAGAGAACACATTGGTACGTGCGATATCGTGCTCGATTGCACCGATAACCGTGATACTCGTTATCTCATTAACCGTTACTGTTATTGGTTCAATAAACCCCTGATTAGTGGCGCTGCCCGGGGGTTTAACGGACAGGTCGTCGCTTTAGACCCTGGCCGAGATCATGGGTGCTATCAATGTCTGTACCCCACTGAAGTTAAAGAGCCCCTGGACTGCAGTAACGCCGGCATTGCCGCTCCTGTCGTTGGCATTATTGGCGCTATGCAGTCACTTCTTGCCATTCAATACTTAACACAACACGAATTGCCCTGGGGTTTGCTTCAGTCATTTAATGGCCTCGATCACCAATGGCACGTAGCTGAGTTACCCAAGTCAACAACGTGCCCGATTTGCGGAGGTGAGAATGCAAATAACCGTTAA
- the thiS gene encoding sulfur carrier protein ThiS: MQITVNGKPMRFDRALSLSEFFEHQQINTAAIAVAVNGVVIHRENWHEYRLKHDDSLTIIQAVAGG, encoded by the coding sequence ATGCAAATAACCGTTAATGGCAAACCAATGCGATTCGACCGCGCTTTGAGCTTGTCGGAGTTTTTTGAGCATCAACAAATCAATACTGCAGCTATTGCTGTTGCCGTCAACGGCGTTGTTATCCATCGTGAGAATTGGCATGAGTATAGGCTAAAGCACGATGACTCATTGACCATTATTCAAGCGGTTGCAGGAGGGTAA
- a CDS encoding thiazole synthase — translation MLTIANKAFSSRLFIGSGKYSSADVMKSSIRASGSELITLALKRVDFNQPTDDIVTPIKELGLDILPNTSGAKTADEAIYAARLAREALQTYWLKLEIHPDPNYLLPDPIETLKAAEQLVKEGFVVMPYCGADPVLCKRLEEVGCEAVMPLGSPIGSNKGLVTRDFLNIIIEQASVPVVVDAGIGAPSHAAEAMEIGADAVLVNTAIATAHDPVAMSNAFRQTVDAGRTAFEAGLSGILSGTAPNNRNSSMHAQASSPLTEFIETL, via the coding sequence ATGCTGACTATTGCGAATAAAGCCTTTAGCTCAAGGCTGTTCATTGGTAGTGGAAAATACAGTAGCGCAGATGTAATGAAGTCATCTATTCGTGCGTCCGGCAGCGAACTGATTACGCTGGCCTTAAAGCGCGTTGATTTCAATCAGCCAACCGATGACATTGTCACTCCAATTAAGGAGTTGGGTCTCGATATATTGCCTAATACGTCGGGTGCAAAAACCGCTGACGAAGCCATTTACGCTGCAAGATTGGCACGCGAGGCACTGCAAACCTATTGGTTGAAGTTGGAGATACACCCTGATCCTAATTACCTACTGCCCGACCCTATCGAGACACTGAAAGCAGCCGAACAGCTGGTTAAAGAAGGCTTTGTTGTTATGCCGTACTGTGGCGCCGATCCCGTGTTATGCAAACGGTTGGAGGAAGTAGGCTGTGAGGCGGTAATGCCACTTGGCTCTCCTATTGGTTCCAACAAAGGTCTTGTCACCCGGGACTTCTTAAACATTATTATCGAACAAGCGTCAGTACCTGTTGTGGTCGATGCGGGCATTGGTGCTCCCAGCCATGCGGCTGAAGCCATGGAGATAGGTGCTGACGCTGTTTTGGTCAACACGGCCATCGCAACGGCACATGATCCGGTAGCGATGTCCAACGCGTTTCGTCAGACCGTTGATGCCGGTAGAACCGCCTTTGAAGCCGGCCTTTCGGGCATACTTTCGGGAACAGCCCCGAACAATCGCAACAGCTCAATGCATGCCCAAGCCTCCAGCCCACTGACCGAGTTTATAGAAACGTTATGA
- the thiH gene encoding 2-iminoacetate synthase ThiH encodes MSNSFYDVWKQLSWDDMTLKLYSSNADDVERALNKNRLNNDDFMALLSPSAERYLPALAERSQMLTRQRFGNTLQLFIPLYLSNLCANDCSYCGFSMSNRLKRKTLSVTEIEQECRAIKAKGFDTILIVTGEHETKVGIEYFRQAMPIIKRYFSYVMFEVQPLSTSEYKQLKGLGLDAVMVYQETYSSLTYSQHHLKGKKRDFRWRLETPDRLGACGMDKIGLGSLIGLEDWRIDSTFTAIHLDYMRKRYWRSRYSLSFPRLRPCTGGVSSVKDMTNKQLVQLICAYRLRFPDVELSLSTREEQSLRDGLFSLGVTSVSAESKTQPGGYANENEELEQFSIDDGRSVNEVANAIKAKGLQPVWTDWLNELSATPSETFSNPE; translated from the coding sequence ATGAGCAACAGTTTTTACGATGTCTGGAAACAGCTTAGCTGGGATGACATGACGCTCAAGTTATACAGTTCAAACGCTGATGACGTAGAGCGTGCACTCAATAAGAACAGACTAAACAATGATGACTTTATGGCGCTGTTATCGCCTTCAGCAGAGCGTTATCTGCCTGCATTGGCGGAGCGATCACAAATGCTCACGAGACAACGCTTTGGTAATACGTTACAGCTTTTCATTCCTTTGTATTTATCCAACTTGTGCGCCAACGATTGCAGCTACTGCGGCTTCTCAATGAGCAACCGACTCAAGCGAAAAACCTTGTCGGTGACTGAAATTGAACAAGAATGCCGCGCTATAAAGGCCAAGGGCTTTGATACCATTTTGATTGTCACCGGAGAACACGAGACCAAGGTCGGCATCGAATACTTCCGGCAGGCCATGCCAATAATTAAACGCTACTTCAGTTATGTGATGTTTGAAGTTCAGCCGCTGTCGACAAGCGAGTACAAGCAACTCAAAGGTCTCGGCCTGGATGCGGTAATGGTATACCAGGAAACCTATAGCTCCCTAACCTACTCTCAACACCATTTAAAAGGCAAAAAACGCGACTTCCGTTGGCGTCTTGAAACACCGGATAGGCTCGGTGCATGTGGCATGGACAAAATAGGTCTTGGATCGTTGATTGGACTGGAAGACTGGCGTATCGACAGTACCTTCACGGCAATACACCTCGACTATATGCGTAAACGCTACTGGCGCAGTCGGTATTCGTTGTCGTTTCCTCGTTTGCGCCCTTGTACTGGTGGCGTTTCAAGTGTGAAAGACATGACCAACAAACAGCTGGTACAGCTTATTTGCGCCTATCGATTACGGTTTCCCGATGTCGAGCTTAGCCTCTCAACCCGTGAGGAACAAAGTTTACGAGATGGTCTGTTCAGTTTAGGGGTGACTTCCGTCAGTGCAGAGTCCAAAACTCAGCCTGGCGGGTATGCTAATGAAAATGAGGAGCTAGAGCAGTTTTCTATCGACGATGGGCGTTCAGTTAATGAGGTGGCTAATGCGATAAAGGCAAAAGGATTACAGCCTGTTTGGACCGACTGGCTTAATGAGCTATCCGCAACGCCATCTGAAACTTTTTCCAATCCAGAGTAG
- the eno gene encoding phosphopyruvate hydratase, protein MSKIVKVVGREIMDSRGNPTVEADVYLESGHMGRAAAPSGASTGSREALELRDGDKSRYLGKGVQTAVANINGAIAEALMGKDADSQDAIDNIMLKLDGTDNKEKLGANAILAVSLAVAKAAALSQGVELYEHIANLNNTSGKYSMPLPMMNILNGGEHADNNVDIQEFMIQPVGAESFKEGLRMGAEVFHALKKVLQKRGLSTAVGDEGGFAPNLASNEEALQVIVEAVENAGYKMGSDITLALDCAASEFYRDGKYELSGEGKSFTAEEFADYLAELCDRYPIISIEDGLDESDWDGWKVLTEKLGSKVQLVGDDLFVTNTRILKEGIDKSIANSILIKFNQIGSLTETLAAIAMAREAGYTAVISHRSGETEDATIADLAVGTAAGQIKTGSLCRSDRVAKYNQLLRIEGDLNGQAPYRGRQEVNAG, encoded by the coding sequence ATGAGCAAGATTGTTAAAGTTGTTGGTCGCGAAATTATGGATTCTCGCGGTAACCCAACCGTAGAAGCCGATGTTTATTTAGAGTCTGGTCACATGGGTCGTGCCGCAGCACCAAGCGGTGCGTCAACCGGCTCACGCGAAGCATTAGAGCTGCGTGACGGTGACAAGTCGCGTTACCTCGGTAAAGGCGTACAAACCGCTGTTGCTAATATTAATGGCGCTATTGCTGAAGCTTTAATGGGTAAAGACGCTGACAGCCAGGACGCTATCGACAACATCATGTTGAAGTTAGACGGTACTGACAATAAAGAAAAGCTGGGCGCAAACGCAATTTTGGCGGTGTCTTTGGCGGTAGCTAAAGCAGCAGCTTTGAGTCAGGGCGTTGAGCTTTATGAGCACATTGCGAACCTGAACAACACCAGCGGTAAATACAGCATGCCATTGCCTATGATGAATATTCTTAATGGTGGTGAGCACGCAGACAATAACGTCGACATTCAAGAGTTTATGATTCAACCGGTCGGGGCTGAAAGCTTCAAAGAAGGCCTGCGTATGGGTGCTGAAGTGTTTCATGCTCTGAAAAAAGTTTTGCAGAAGCGTGGTTTAAGCACCGCGGTTGGTGACGAAGGTGGTTTTGCACCAAACTTGGCGTCGAACGAAGAAGCTTTACAGGTCATTGTTGAAGCGGTTGAAAACGCGGGCTACAAAATGGGCAGCGACATTACGCTGGCATTAGACTGTGCAGCGTCTGAATTTTACCGTGATGGTAAATATGAGTTGTCTGGTGAGGGCAAATCATTTACCGCGGAAGAGTTTGCCGACTACCTGGCAGAGCTTTGTGATCGTTACCCAATTATTTCTATTGAAGACGGCCTGGACGAAAGTGACTGGGACGGCTGGAAAGTCTTAACCGAAAAGCTGGGCAGTAAAGTTCAGTTGGTTGGCGATGACCTGTTTGTGACCAATACACGTATTCTGAAAGAGGGCATCGACAAGTCGATTGCTAATTCAATTTTGATTAAATTTAATCAGATTGGTAGCCTGACAGAAACCTTAGCAGCGATTGCAATGGCACGTGAAGCAGGCTACACGGCGGTTATCTCTCATCGCTCTGGTGAAACCGAAGATGCAACCATAGCGGATTTGGCCGTCGGTACAGCCGCCGGACAAATTAAAACGGGTTCATTGTGCCGTTCTGACCGCGTTGCTAAGTACAACCAATTATTGCGTATAGAGGGCGATTTGAATGGCCAAGCGCCTTACCGCGGACGACAGGAAGTCAACGCTGGCTAA
- a CDS encoding CTP synthase, which yields MATNYIFVTGGVVSSLGKGIAAASLAAILEARGLNVTIMKLDPYINVDPGTMSPTQHGEVFVTVDGAETDLDLGHYERFIRTRMTSNNNFTTGRVYEDIIRRERKGEFLGATIQVIPHITNEIKRRVIEGSEGFDIAIIEIGGTVGDIESQPFLEAIRQLGTEIGRDHTLFMHLTLVPFLGAAGEVKTKPTQHSVKELRSIGIQPDVLVCRSDRSLPASERSKIALFTNVEERAVIGLRDVDSIYKIPSMLKAQGLDEIVTHRFRLDCPEADLHEWEEVLYQESNPNGEVTVGFVGKYVELPDAYKSVNEALAHAGLKNRLTVNIRYIDSQDLETKGTSKLEDVDAILVPGGFGDRGIEGKLIAAKYARENNIPYLGICLGMQVALIEFARNVASLTGANSTEFDENCSDPVVGLITEWMDANGQKELRDKHSDLGGTMRLGSQECHLEKGSKALEMYGKEVIEERHRHRYEVNNHYIEPLEKAGLKITGYSHDKQLVEILENPKHPWFVAVQFHPEFTSTPRDGHPLFKGFIEAAGKFRKERMA from the coding sequence ATGGCGACAAACTATATTTTCGTAACCGGCGGAGTTGTATCCTCGCTGGGTAAAGGCATTGCTGCAGCCTCCTTGGCGGCAATTCTTGAAGCACGGGGCTTAAACGTTACTATCATGAAACTGGATCCCTACATTAACGTAGATCCAGGCACCATGAGTCCGACTCAGCACGGTGAAGTATTCGTCACCGTAGACGGAGCTGAGACCGATCTTGACCTAGGTCATTACGAGCGCTTCATACGTACTCGCATGACCAGCAATAACAACTTTACCACCGGCCGTGTCTATGAAGACATTATTCGCCGTGAACGTAAAGGTGAGTTTTTAGGGGCGACCATTCAGGTCATTCCTCACATTACCAACGAAATTAAACGCCGTGTCATTGAAGGCAGTGAAGGCTTCGATATTGCCATTATTGAAATTGGTGGCACCGTAGGTGACATAGAGTCGCAACCTTTCCTGGAAGCTATTCGCCAGTTAGGCACGGAAATCGGGCGTGACCATACCTTATTTATGCATCTGACCTTAGTGCCGTTCTTAGGTGCCGCAGGTGAGGTGAAAACCAAACCAACTCAGCACTCAGTAAAAGAGCTGCGTTCTATTGGTATTCAGCCAGACGTTCTGGTCTGTCGCTCTGACCGCTCACTGCCAGCATCTGAACGCTCGAAAATCGCCTTGTTTACTAACGTAGAAGAGCGTGCGGTTATTGGCTTGCGCGACGTTGACAGCATTTACAAAATTCCGTCCATGTTAAAAGCGCAGGGGCTGGATGAAATTGTGACGCATCGTTTCCGTTTAGATTGTCCTGAAGCCGACTTGCACGAGTGGGAAGAGGTTCTGTATCAAGAGTCGAACCCGAATGGTGAAGTTACCGTCGGTTTTGTCGGTAAGTATGTTGAGCTACCGGATGCCTACAAATCGGTAAACGAGGCGCTGGCGCATGCTGGGCTTAAAAATCGCTTAACCGTTAATATTCGTTACATCGATTCGCAAGACTTAGAAACCAAAGGTACGTCTAAGCTTGAAGACGTAGACGCTATTTTAGTACCGGGCGGTTTTGGTGATCGTGGTATTGAAGGCAAGCTGATTGCCGCGAAATACGCGCGTGAAAACAATATTCCTTACCTGGGTATTTGCCTGGGTATGCAAGTGGCTCTGATTGAGTTTGCACGCAATGTTGCGAGCTTAACGGGCGCGAACAGCACTGAATTTGACGAAAACTGCAGCGATCCTGTTGTGGGGCTTATCACCGAGTGGATGGACGCAAACGGTCAGAAGGAATTGCGTGATAAACACTCTGACTTAGGCGGTACCATGCGCCTTGGGTCACAGGAATGTCACTTAGAAAAAGGCTCGAAAGCGCTTGAAATGTACGGCAAGGAAGTGATTGAGGAGCGCCATCGTCACCGTTACGAAGTGAACAACCATTACATTGAGCCGCTGGAAAAAGCCGGTTTAAAAATTACTGGTTACTCGCACGACAAGCAGTTAGTTGAGATTCTGGAAAACCCGAAGCACCCATGGTTTGTGGCGGTACAGTTCCATCCGGAGTTCACATCAACGCCGCGTGACGGGCATCCGTTATTTAAAGGCTTTATTGAAGCCGCGGGTAAATTCCGTAAAGAGCGCATGGCTTAA
- a CDS encoding cation diffusion facilitator family transporter, translated as MSSCCGSSCATTQDHIDKSQRKLLWTVLVLNGVMFFVEFIAGWFAQSSGLIADSLDMLADTLVYGVSLYAVGKAIKYKANAAIFNGTLQTLLALLVLADVVQRLVFGSQPNANMMLWIAGLALVVNIACFALLYSSRNGDINIRASWICSRNDMLMNTGVIISALLVAQLNMAWPDLVIATVIALVVLRSAIRIIRDARAVKAGDKADISGCCG; from the coding sequence ATGTCATCCTGCTGCGGCAGTTCATGCGCTACCACACAAGATCATATCGATAAATCACAGCGAAAACTGCTTTGGACAGTGTTAGTCCTTAACGGAGTTATGTTTTTCGTGGAGTTCATTGCCGGTTGGTTTGCACAGTCCAGTGGTCTTATTGCGGACTCGCTAGATATGCTGGCTGATACACTCGTTTATGGCGTTAGTTTATACGCTGTTGGTAAAGCCATTAAATACAAAGCCAACGCAGCTATTTTTAACGGTACGCTGCAAACCTTATTGGCGTTATTAGTATTAGCTGACGTAGTGCAGCGATTAGTCTTCGGCAGCCAACCGAATGCCAACATGATGTTATGGATTGCCGGTTTGGCATTGGTGGTTAACATCGCTTGCTTTGCTCTTTTATACAGCTCCAGAAACGGCGATATTAATATTCGCGCCAGTTGGATATGTTCTCGCAACGACATGCTCATGAACACCGGTGTCATTATTTCTGCGCTTCTGGTCGCTCAGCTCAATATGGCGTGGCCAGACTTAGTGATAGCAACAGTAATTGCCTTGGTTGTGTTGCGCTCTGCAATACGCATTATTCGCGACGCGCGAGCAGTAAAAGCAGGTGATAAAGCCGATATTTCAGGGTGTTGTGGTTAA
- a CDS encoding RDD family protein → MEQHAEYAGFWIRLLAVIIDSVIMLIVFALPTSFIYGQVYWEGNEMIYGFWDLLLNYILPVVLTVFFWVKYLGTPGKMLLKLRVVDEKTGDKLSVGKAIGRYFAYIPAAIPLFFGFFWIGWAKRKQGWHDLLAGSVVVRSGTKGPFKFEDIDQSNGQTN, encoded by the coding sequence ATGGAACAACACGCAGAATACGCCGGTTTTTGGATTCGATTGCTAGCGGTCATTATTGACTCAGTCATTATGCTCATTGTTTTTGCTTTACCAACGTCGTTTATATACGGCCAGGTTTATTGGGAAGGCAATGAAATGATTTACGGCTTCTGGGATTTATTATTGAATTATATTTTGCCTGTGGTTCTTACGGTTTTCTTCTGGGTGAAATATTTAGGGACTCCGGGAAAAATGCTTTTAAAGCTGCGCGTTGTGGATGAAAAAACGGGTGACAAGCTGAGCGTAGGTAAGGCGATTGGCCGTTACTTTGCTTATATTCCAGCGGCTATTCCGTTATTTTTTGGCTTTTTCTGGATTGGATGGGCGAAGCGCAAGCAGGGTTGGCATGATCTGTTAGCAGGCAGTGTGGTTGTCAGAAGTGGAACCAAAGGACCGTTTAAATTCGAAGATATAGACCAATCTAACGGCCAAACTAATTAA
- a CDS encoding DUF2238 domain-containing protein encodes MKYLWVVIFTIVLVWSGINPKDQFTWLLEVAPAVIGGMLLALTYNSFRLTPLLYAFILAHCVVLMVGGHYTYAEVPFFDGLFGAERNNYDKLGHFFQGFVPALLAREILIRKNIVNGAVWRNVIIVSICLAFSAFYELLEWWVALATGEDAEAFLGTQGYAWDTQSDMGFALLGAILSVLLLSHYHDNQLKKL; translated from the coding sequence ATTAAATACCTCTGGGTAGTGATTTTTACCATAGTTTTAGTCTGGTCGGGTATTAACCCTAAAGACCAGTTTACCTGGTTGCTTGAAGTAGCTCCGGCGGTAATTGGGGGGATGCTGTTGGCACTCACCTATAATTCATTTCGTTTAACACCTTTGCTGTACGCATTCATTCTGGCGCATTGTGTGGTTTTAATGGTGGGCGGACACTACACATACGCGGAAGTACCTTTTTTTGACGGATTATTCGGCGCAGAACGAAATAACTATGACAAGTTAGGTCACTTCTTTCAGGGCTTTGTTCCTGCGCTATTGGCAAGAGAAATATTAATTCGAAAGAATATTGTGAACGGGGCTGTCTGGCGCAACGTTATTATTGTTTCAATATGCCTGGCCTTTAGCGCCTTTTACGAGTTACTGGAATGGTGGGTTGCCCTTGCAACCGGCGAGGATGCTGAAGCCTTTCTTGGTACTCAGGGTTACGCTTGGGATACCCAATCTGACATGGGGTTTGCTTTACTTGGCGCTATTCTTTCAGTACTTCTACTGTCGCATTATCACGATAATCAACTTAAGAAACTATAA
- a CDS encoding DUF488 domain-containing protein, which translates to MTIQLKRIYDDASSDDGYRVLVDKLWPRGISKDAARLDEWIKDIAPSDELRQWFHSNRSEWGEFRNRYLHELKEHKEDLRDLASRASSEKVTLLYSSKDTEHNNAVVLKEYLNKLHSEQCN; encoded by the coding sequence ATGACTATCCAGCTCAAACGCATCTATGACGACGCATCATCTGACGACGGTTACCGAGTGTTAGTGGATAAACTCTGGCCTCGCGGTATTTCAAAAGACGCAGCAAGGCTTGACGAGTGGATAAAAGATATAGCGCCTTCGGATGAACTTCGTCAATGGTTTCATAGTAACCGCTCGGAGTGGGGCGAGTTTCGCAATCGGTATTTGCATGAATTAAAAGAACACAAAGAGGACTTACGCGACCTGGCCAGCAGGGCTAGTAGCGAAAAAGTCACACTGTTGTATTCTTCTAAAGATACTGAACACAACAATGCCGTAGTGCTGAAAGAGTATTTGAATAAGCTGCACTCTGAGCAATGTAACTAG
- a CDS encoding energy transducer TonB: MTKRFSVVALFSILVISGCATAPTNIEYPNLPIVDNELGKSKWAQLERFPARYPQQAVINSLEGCATVEYVITPDNNIKDIGVVKATNKHFAAAAKDVVTNWKWGKLPKNIIAEPVKTQTRFDFCFDKAGQACSAVEPEYSCPGEDIIYSRGMMLQ, translated from the coding sequence ATGACTAAACGCTTTAGCGTTGTTGCTTTATTCAGCATTTTAGTAATTAGTGGTTGTGCAACGGCTCCCACTAACATTGAGTATCCCAACTTACCGATTGTGGATAATGAACTTGGCAAATCTAAGTGGGCGCAATTAGAACGGTTCCCGGCAAGATATCCTCAGCAAGCCGTTATTAATTCGCTAGAAGGTTGCGCCACTGTTGAATACGTAATAACGCCAGACAATAACATCAAAGACATTGGGGTCGTTAAGGCGACTAACAAACATTTTGCCGCCGCAGCCAAAGACGTTGTTACCAACTGGAAGTGGGGTAAGCTGCCCAAAAACATTATCGCTGAGCCAGTAAAAACACAAACGCGCTTCGACTTCTGTTTCGATAAGGCTGGTCAGGCGTGTTCAGCAGTAGAGCCAGAATACTCGTGCCCGGGTGAGGATATTATTTATTCTCGCGGAATGATGCTGCAGTAA
- a CDS encoding DUF5610 domain-containing protein, which yields MPINPTNSVTGSGKPNPNSVKAEANADNRDVKDAKAESKKAYNAAILAAHEKVSLNSNNESLSLLYKTALEGINAELEPVMGKNAAKKIYESGVDTSPKATADRIVSFATNFYSRYKELNEGDSTEETLSNFLELIKGGIDKGFKDAVTILQGLQVYEGKVESDADETYKLIEQGLESFRERVLEEAKKQGDSDGETDDQR from the coding sequence ATGCCTATTAATCCAACCAATTCCGTAACAGGCTCTGGCAAGCCTAACCCTAATAGCGTAAAAGCCGAAGCTAACGCTGATAATCGCGATGTTAAAGACGCAAAGGCAGAGTCGAAAAAAGCCTATAACGCTGCGATATTAGCGGCGCATGAAAAGGTCTCATTAAATAGTAATAATGAGTCATTAAGCTTACTGTACAAGACCGCCCTCGAAGGTATTAATGCCGAGCTTGAGCCTGTCATGGGCAAGAACGCAGCGAAGAAAATTTACGAATCCGGCGTCGATACTTCCCCTAAAGCCACGGCTGATCGCATTGTTTCCTTTGCCACCAACTTTTACAGCCGTTATAAAGAGTTAAATGAAGGCGACTCTACAGAGGAAACGCTGAGTAACTTTCTGGAGCTCATAAAAGGCGGCATCGACAAAGGCTTTAAAGACGCGGTTACTATTTTGCAAGGCTTACAAGTCTACGAAGGCAAAGTAGAAAGCGACGCTGACGAAACCTATAAGCTAATAGAGCAAGGTCTTGAAAGTTTCCGCGAGCGGGTGCTTGAAGAAGCGAAGAAGCAAGGCGATTCTGACGGGGAAACTGACGACCAAAGATAG
- the mazG gene encoding nucleoside triphosphate pyrophosphohydrolase, which yields MSSEFNGVAELTEVMRRLRDPEGGCPWDLKQNFESLLPYTIEETYEVVDAIQSGDMAAIKDELGDLLFQVVFYAQLAKEQGDFVFDDIAVHTANKLISRHPHVFGSDAERHLSDAEIKAQWEQIKQQERTKKNARGSVFDDIPSQLPSILKAAKLQKRAASVGFDWPEAEPVYDKIEEEIQEVKEATEQDHIEEEIGDLLFAVVNLARHKQVNPEAALQRANEKFKSRFQNIEQRLSDQEKQPSDCNLDELEALWQQAKKV from the coding sequence ATGTCGAGTGAATTTAATGGTGTCGCCGAGTTAACTGAAGTCATGCGTCGGTTGCGCGACCCCGAGGGAGGCTGCCCCTGGGACTTAAAGCAAAATTTTGAGTCACTGCTGCCTTACACCATCGAAGAAACCTATGAAGTGGTGGATGCGATTCAATCGGGCGATATGGCAGCCATTAAAGACGAGTTAGGTGACTTGCTGTTCCAGGTGGTGTTTTATGCGCAGCTGGCTAAAGAGCAAGGCGACTTTGTGTTTGATGACATCGCCGTGCATACCGCTAATAAGTTGATTAGCCGTCACCCTCACGTATTCGGCAGTGATGCTGAACGCCATCTGTCTGACGCTGAAATAAAGGCCCAGTGGGAACAAATAAAACAACAGGAGCGTACTAAGAAAAACGCTCGTGGTTCCGTATTTGACGACATACCCAGTCAATTGCCTAGTATTTTAAAAGCTGCCAAACTGCAAAAGCGCGCCGCTTCTGTCGGCTTCGATTGGCCAGAAGCGGAGCCGGTATACGATAAAATCGAAGAAGAAATACAAGAAGTCAAAGAAGCGACTGAGCAAGACCACATTGAGGAGGAAATTGGTGATCTGCTGTTTGCTGTTGTAAACCTCGCACGCCACAAACAAGTGAACCCTGAAGCTGCACTGCAACGCGCCAACGAAAAGTTCAAAAGCCGCTTCCAAAACATAGAGCAACGTCTCAGTGATCAGGAAAAACAGCCGTCTGACTGCAATTTAGATGAGCTAGAAGCTTTGTGGCAACAAGCTAAGAAGGTGTAA